From a region of the Maridesulfovibrio ferrireducens genome:
- a CDS encoding glycosyltransferase family 9 protein — protein MHPLKDNHKIIFRLSALGDLILTTGVIDFWAEKYGWTFSVITKQQYAAPLEKNPHITEIIKLDKNDLGDSAWITKAGELALKYEGCELIDLHSTLRSRILAMRWRGTVSRYKKFSLERRLFKLTRSSKLEKVLEDKPVTVRYTSAIEKELPDAKELLPHIYLTKSEKCNALSMMKRENLNKNFIALHPYATHPDKAWPREYWRELIKQLDEKGIQWAVVGKDENILNAGKSEWNFTNRLSLRQTSAILQEAKFLVTGDSGPMHLAAGVGTPVIAMFGPTSKVWGFYPAGKYDRILELDLNCRPCSLHGKSNCSKNRECLKKIRPENIMNILLNPNTY, from the coding sequence ATGCACCCGTTAAAAGACAATCACAAAATAATATTCAGACTCAGCGCTCTTGGAGATCTAATCCTGACAACCGGAGTTATAGATTTCTGGGCGGAGAAGTACGGCTGGACTTTCAGCGTAATAACTAAACAGCAATATGCCGCGCCCTTAGAAAAGAACCCGCATATAACTGAAATTATCAAACTTGATAAAAATGATCTCGGAGATTCAGCTTGGATTACCAAGGCTGGAGAACTTGCGCTGAAATATGAAGGCTGTGAACTGATCGACCTGCACTCAACGCTCAGATCCAGAATACTTGCCATGCGTTGGCGCGGCACTGTGTCCCGTTATAAAAAATTCAGCCTTGAGCGCAGATTGTTTAAACTTACACGTTCATCCAAACTCGAAAAAGTTCTAGAAGATAAACCTGTAACTGTACGCTACACCTCCGCAATTGAAAAAGAACTACCGGATGCAAAAGAACTTCTGCCCCACATTTACCTTACAAAATCTGAAAAGTGTAACGCGCTTTCAATGATGAAACGCGAAAATTTGAATAAAAATTTTATAGCACTTCATCCATATGCCACTCACCCGGACAAAGCATGGCCCCGCGAATACTGGAGAGAGCTTATAAAACAGCTTGATGAAAAGGGAATCCAATGGGCGGTAGTAGGCAAAGATGAAAACATATTGAATGCCGGCAAATCTGAATGGAATTTCACAAACAGACTTTCTCTGAGACAAACTTCAGCGATTCTACAAGAAGCAAAATTTTTGGTAACTGGTGATTCCGGCCCCATGCATCTTGCAGCCGGTGTGGGAACTCCCGTTATAGCAATGTTCGGACCGACCTCTAAAGTCTGGGGATTCTATCCGGCTGGTAAATATGACCGCATATTGGAGTTGGACCTTAACTGCCGTCCCTGCTCACTTCACGGAAAAAGCAATTGCAGCAAAAACCGCGAATGTTTAAAAAAAATCCGCCCTGAAAACATTATGAATATTCTTCTAAACCCCAATACTTATTGA